One genomic region from Mycobacterium basiliense encodes:
- a CDS encoding type I polyketide synthase, translated as MTSLAERAAQLSPNARAALARELVRAGTAFPTDICEPVAVVGIGCRFPGNVTGPDSFWQLLVDGVDTISEVPRDRWDADAFYDPDPSASGRMTTKWGGFVPDVDEFDADFFGITPREAVAMDPQHRMLLEVAWEALEHAGVPPDSLSGSRTGVMMGLSSWDYTIVNIERRADIDAYLSTGTPHCAAVGRISYLLGLRGPAVAVDTACSSSLVAIHLACQSLRLRETDVALAGGVQLTLSPFTAIALSKWSALSPTGRCNSFDANADGFVRGEGCGVVVLKRLADALRDQDRVLAVIRGSATNQDGRSNGMTAPNALAQRDVITSALRLADVAPESVNYIETHGTGTVLGDPIEFESLAATYGRGDGSCALGSVKTNIGHLEAAAGVAGFIKAVLAVERGFVPRNLHFTRWNPAIDASTTRLFVPTESAPWPAAPGPRRAAVSSFGLSGTNAHVVIEQAPDTIMPVAPGKPHVSALVLSGKTPARVNSMAAVLADWMSGPGAGVPLADVAHTLDQHRTRHPKFAAVLARDHAEAVAGLQALAAGQPRVGVVDCHQHVEGPGRVFVYSGQGSQWAGMGRQLLADEPAFAKAVAELEPIFVAQTGFSLQQTLVDGGEVVGIDRIQPVLVGVQLALTELWKSYGVIPDAVIGHSMGEVAAAVVAGALTPEQGLRVIATRSRLMARLSGQGAMALLELDAEAAEALIADYPQVTLAVHASPRQTVIAGPPEQVDSVISAVAAQNRLARRVEVDVASHHPIIDPILPELRSALADLAPQPPSIPIVSTTYENSRPVLDADYWSDNLRNPVRFHQAVAHAMSDAGGCNHTFVEVSPHPLLTHAITDTLDGADNHFVTCTMNRDLDQTLFFHTQLAAVGGTASERTTGHFVDLPPTPWQHSRFWVTDRSAMSELAVSHPLLGAHIEMPGNGNHVWRADVGTDVCPWLADHKVFGQPIMPAAGFAEIALAAASEALGVAVDAVLVKQFEVEQMLPLDGHTQLTTQLIRNGDNSFRVEIHSRSTSGEFTRHATARIDQVPCAAARRYHEPHGSSGGTRVSPADFYALLRQTGQHHGPAFAGLTQIARLSDGSAETEISVPDEAPRHPGYRFHPVVLDAALQSVGAAIPDGEVAGSAEASYLPVSFETIRVYGAIPRQVRCRAHLTNLDGGAGKLGRIVLIDDSGSVSAEVDGIYLRRVERRAVPLPLQQKIFDTEWIESPMVPQGAPETATTAGGSWLVLSDSTLDAAAQSLTDEFIERWRSPQRRVHTATLDDEPAMLAAFAETAGDPDHPPAGLVVFVGGESTGLDDGLAAARDAVWSITTVVRAVVGTWHGRSPRLWLVTRGGLSVHDDEPVTPATAALKGLVRVLAFEHPDLRTTLLDLDVSQDALAALTAELPGTGGDDVIARRGERRFVERLSRAHLDASKHNPVVRRGASYVVTGGLGGLGLVVARWLVDRGAGRVVLNGRSEPNDEQRQVLTELEARAEIVVVRGDVAAPGVAEGLIEAAAQDGRDLRGIVHGAAVIEDSLVFSMTKENLNRVWAPKAAGALRMHHASADCDLDWWLGFSSVASLLGSPGQGAYACASAWLDALVAWRRAAGLPAAAINWGPWSEVGVAQALVGSVLDTITPAEGIEALDALLADGRALTGVARLRTDRALVAFPEIRGIGYFTRVVEELDTAGDLGDWGGPEALADLDPAEAHRLVTERMCARIAAVMGYADRSTVDASTPLTELGLDSLMAVRIRNGARADFGVEPPVTLILQGASLQDLTADLMRQLGLSGSEQALENTDTVRDRAQQRAAARHGAAMRRRPKPGTQGGQHQ; from the coding sequence ATGACGAGTCTGGCTGAGCGCGCGGCGCAACTGTCGCCGAACGCGCGAGCGGCCTTGGCGCGCGAACTGGTGCGCGCCGGAACGGCGTTCCCGACCGACATCTGCGAGCCGGTGGCGGTGGTGGGCATCGGGTGCCGATTCCCGGGGAACGTGACTGGGCCGGACAGCTTTTGGCAGCTGCTGGTCGACGGTGTGGACACCATCAGCGAGGTTCCGCGGGACCGGTGGGATGCGGACGCGTTCTACGACCCCGATCCGTCGGCGTCGGGCCGGATGACCACGAAGTGGGGCGGTTTCGTTCCCGACGTTGACGAATTCGACGCCGACTTCTTCGGAATCACGCCCCGCGAGGCCGTGGCGATGGATCCGCAGCATCGGATGCTGCTCGAGGTCGCCTGGGAAGCGCTCGAACACGCCGGCGTTCCACCGGATTCCCTCAGTGGCAGCCGAACCGGCGTGATGATGGGCCTGTCGTCGTGGGACTACACGATCGTCAACATCGAGCGCAGAGCCGATATCGACGCATACCTGAGCACCGGGACCCCGCACTGTGCGGCGGTGGGGCGGATTTCCTATCTGTTGGGTTTGCGCGGTCCGGCCGTCGCGGTGGATACCGCGTGTTCGTCGTCGTTGGTGGCAATTCACTTGGCGTGTCAAAGCCTTCGCCTGCGCGAGACCGACGTGGCTTTGGCCGGCGGTGTGCAGCTCACCTTGTCGCCGTTCACCGCCATCGCGTTGTCCAAATGGTCGGCGCTGTCTCCGACCGGACGCTGCAATAGCTTCGACGCCAACGCCGACGGGTTCGTACGTGGCGAAGGCTGTGGTGTGGTGGTGCTCAAGCGGTTGGCCGACGCACTTCGCGACCAGGATCGTGTGCTGGCGGTTATCCGTGGCTCGGCCACCAACCAGGACGGTCGGTCCAACGGCATGACCGCTCCGAACGCGCTGGCCCAGCGCGACGTGATCACCTCCGCCTTGCGGCTCGCGGATGTCGCGCCCGAGAGTGTGAACTACATCGAAACGCACGGCACTGGAACAGTATTGGGAGACCCAATCGAATTCGAGTCGCTGGCGGCCACCTACGGTCGTGGTGACGGCTCGTGCGCTTTGGGATCGGTCAAGACCAACATCGGCCACCTGGAGGCCGCCGCAGGTGTGGCCGGGTTCATCAAAGCGGTGCTGGCGGTGGAGCGCGGATTCGTTCCGCGCAATCTGCACTTCACCCGGTGGAACCCGGCCATCGATGCGTCGACCACTCGGCTGTTCGTACCCACCGAGAGCGCACCGTGGCCGGCGGCTCCGGGCCCGCGCCGAGCAGCGGTGTCGTCGTTCGGCCTCAGCGGGACCAACGCGCATGTGGTGATCGAGCAGGCACCGGACACAATCATGCCCGTAGCGCCTGGGAAGCCGCATGTTTCGGCTTTGGTGTTGTCGGGCAAGACGCCCGCGCGGGTGAACTCCATGGCGGCGGTGCTAGCCGACTGGATGTCGGGACCGGGCGCGGGCGTACCGCTGGCCGACGTGGCACACACGCTGGACCAACATCGCACCCGCCACCCGAAATTCGCGGCGGTGCTGGCGCGTGACCACGCGGAGGCCGTTGCCGGGTTACAGGCGCTAGCGGCGGGCCAGCCACGCGTGGGGGTGGTGGATTGCCACCAACACGTCGAAGGGCCGGGCCGGGTATTTGTGTATTCGGGTCAGGGGTCACAGTGGGCTGGGATGGGCCGGCAGCTGCTGGCCGACGAGCCGGCGTTCGCCAAGGCGGTGGCCGAGCTGGAGCCGATATTTGTTGCCCAGACTGGTTTTTCGCTGCAGCAGACGCTTGTCGACGGCGGTGAGGTGGTGGGCATCGACCGCATCCAGCCGGTCCTGGTGGGCGTGCAGCTGGCGCTGACCGAGTTGTGGAAGTCCTACGGCGTGATACCGGATGCGGTGATCGGGCATTCGATGGGAGAGGTGGCCGCGGCGGTGGTGGCCGGCGCGCTGACACCCGAGCAGGGCCTGCGGGTCATCGCCACCCGCTCGCGGCTAATGGCGCGACTGTCGGGGCAGGGGGCGATGGCGTTGCTTGAACTGGACGCCGAGGCCGCCGAGGCGCTGATTGCCGACTATCCGCAGGTGACGCTGGCGGTGCATGCGTCGCCGCGCCAGACGGTGATCGCCGGGCCACCCGAGCAGGTGGACTCGGTGATCTCGGCGGTGGCGGCGCAGAACAGGTTGGCGCGGCGCGTCGAAGTCGACGTGGCCTCCCATCACCCGATCATCGATCCGATCCTGCCGGAGTTGCGAAGCGCACTGGCGGATTTGGCTCCGCAGCCGCCGAGCATCCCGATCGTTAGCACCACCTACGAAAACTCGCGGCCGGTGCTGGACGCCGACTACTGGTCAGACAACCTCCGCAACCCGGTGCGATTCCACCAGGCGGTCGCACATGCGATGAGCGATGCCGGCGGGTGCAATCACACCTTTGTCGAGGTCAGCCCGCACCCGTTGCTCACGCACGCCATCACCGACACCCTCGACGGTGCCGACAACCACTTCGTCACCTGCACCATGAACCGCGACCTCGACCAGACCCTGTTCTTTCACACCCAACTGGCGGCGGTCGGCGGGACCGCATCGGAACGCACCACCGGTCATTTTGTGGACCTGCCACCCACTCCTTGGCAGCACAGCAGGTTTTGGGTCACCGACCGGTCGGCGATGTCGGAGCTGGCCGTCAGTCATCCACTGCTGGGCGCGCATATCGAAATGCCCGGCAACGGCAACCACGTCTGGCGGGCCGATGTGGGCACCGACGTATGCCCATGGCTGGCCGACCACAAGGTGTTCGGTCAACCCATCATGCCGGCCGCGGGATTTGCCGAGATCGCGCTTGCGGCGGCTAGCGAGGCACTCGGCGTAGCCGTCGACGCGGTGCTGGTCAAGCAGTTCGAGGTGGAACAGATGCTCCCCCTCGACGGTCACACCCAGCTAACGACACAGTTGATTCGAAACGGGGACAATTCGTTTCGGGTGGAGATCCATTCCCGCTCGACCAGTGGCGAGTTCACCAGGCACGCCACCGCCCGAATTGACCAAGTACCGTGTGCCGCTGCGCGCCGTTACCACGAACCGCACGGTTCCTCGGGCGGGACGAGGGTGTCACCAGCCGATTTCTATGCCCTGTTGCGCCAGACCGGTCAACACCACGGGCCGGCCTTCGCCGGATTGACCCAGATAGCTCGGCTATCCGACGGCTCCGCGGAAACCGAGATCAGCGTTCCCGACGAGGCTCCCCGGCATCCCGGGTATCGGTTTCACCCCGTCGTGTTGGATGCCGCATTGCAGAGCGTGGGTGCCGCGATACCCGACGGCGAGGTCGCGGGATCGGCCGAAGCCAGCTACCTGCCGGTGTCGTTCGAGACGATCCGGGTGTACGGCGCCATTCCGCGCCAGGTGCGGTGCCGCGCGCACCTGACCAATCTCGACGGCGGCGCCGGTAAGCTGGGCAGGATTGTCCTGATCGACGATTCCGGCTCGGTGTCGGCCGAAGTTGATGGCATCTATCTGCGCCGAGTGGAACGCCGCGCGGTGCCGTTGCCGCTGCAACAGAAGATCTTCGATACCGAATGGATCGAAAGCCCGATGGTGCCCCAGGGCGCGCCGGAGACGGCTACCACGGCAGGCGGAAGCTGGCTGGTGCTCTCCGATTCCACGCTGGATGCCGCGGCCCAATCCCTGACGGACGAGTTCATCGAGCGGTGGCGCTCGCCGCAGCGTCGGGTGCATACCGCCACGCTCGACGACGAACCGGCGATGCTCGCCGCGTTCGCGGAAACAGCGGGCGATCCGGACCATCCGCCCGCCGGGCTGGTCGTCTTCGTCGGCGGTGAATCGACCGGCCTGGACGACGGGCTGGCCGCGGCGCGCGATGCGGTGTGGTCGATCACGACCGTGGTCCGCGCGGTCGTCGGCACCTGGCACGGCCGATCGCCTCGGCTGTGGTTGGTGACCCGGGGCGGGCTTTCTGTGCACGATGACGAGCCCGTGACCCCGGCGACGGCCGCCCTGAAAGGCCTGGTGCGGGTTCTCGCCTTCGAGCATCCGGACCTGCGTACCACCCTGCTCGATCTGGATGTCAGCCAGGATGCGCTGGCCGCGCTGACGGCGGAATTGCCCGGCACCGGTGGCGATGACGTGATCGCACGGCGCGGCGAGCGCCGGTTCGTCGAGCGACTGTCCCGCGCCCATCTCGATGCGAGCAAGCACAACCCGGTGGTGCGCCGGGGAGCATCGTATGTCGTCACGGGCGGTCTCGGCGGTCTCGGCCTGGTCGTGGCCCGATGGCTGGTGGACCGTGGCGCCGGCCGAGTGGTCCTCAACGGCCGTAGCGAGCCCAACGACGAACAGCGCCAGGTGCTGACCGAGTTGGAGGCCCGCGCCGAGATCGTGGTTGTCCGAGGCGATGTGGCGGCCCCAGGCGTGGCAGAAGGCCTGATCGAGGCGGCCGCACAGGACGGGCGCGACCTGCGCGGGATCGTGCACGGCGCGGCGGTCATCGAAGACAGCCTGGTGTTTTCGATGACCAAGGAAAACCTGAATCGGGTGTGGGCCCCCAAGGCCGCTGGCGCGCTGCGGATGCACCACGCCAGCGCCGACTGCGATCTCGACTGGTGGCTTGGATTTTCTTCCGTTGCTTCCCTGTTGGGCTCCCCCGGGCAGGGGGCCTACGCATGCGCCAGCGCATGGCTCGATGCACTGGTCGCCTGGCGCAGGGCGGCCGGCCTGCCCGCGGCGGCGATCAACTGGGGCCCCTGGTCGGAGGTGGGCGTCGCCCAGGCCCTGGTGGGCAGCGTTCTTGACACCATCACGCCGGCGGAAGGCATCGAGGCTCTCGACGCCCTGCTGGCCGACGGCCGGGCCCTGACCGGTGTTGCCCGGTTGCGCACCGACCGGGCGCTGGTCGCATTCCCAGAGATCCGCGGCATCGGCTATTTCACCCGAGTGGTCGAGGAGCTGGACACGGCGGGCGACCTTGGCGACTGGGGCGGACCCGAGGCGCTTGCCGATCTTGACCCCGCCGAGGCTCACCGCCTGGTGACCGAACGGATGTGTGCGCGCATCGCCGCGGTGATGGGCTACGCTGACCGATCGACCGTCGACGCCAGCACACCGCTGACCGAGCTGGGGCTGGATTCCTTGATGGCGGTGCGAATCCGCAACGGTGCGCGAGCCGACTTCGGCGTCGAGCCACCGGTGACCCTGATTCTGCAGGGCGCGTCGCTACAGGACTTGACGGCCGACCTCATGCGCCAACTCGGGCTTTCGGGCTCAGAACAGGCGCTGGAAAATACCGACACTGTTCGCGACCGGGCGCAGCAGCGCGCGGCGGCGCGACACGGAGCCGCGATGCGGCGCCGACCCAAACCTGGAACGCAGGGAGGACAACACCAGTGA